The following are from one region of the Rattus rattus isolate New Zealand chromosome 13, Rrattus_CSIRO_v1, whole genome shotgun sequence genome:
- the Ufsp2 gene encoding ufm1-specific protease 2 isoform X2 has protein sequence MDILFRIRGGFDLAFQLASPKDALVFRICNSSVYLWPNSDANTGELTDSSACKSVVDLIQFDQEEDTKRKFMKKKDKKLTDMQQTVNIDLMLEISTPLGAITPIIERENEEHHYINMSLPIDAVVSVAPEETWGKARKLLVDAILNQLVDVEKCILRYMKGTSIVVPEPLHFLLPGGKNLVTVLYPSGIPDDQLQAYRKELHDLFNLPHDRPYLKRINAYHFPDELYKDGYIRNPHAYLSPPNIEGSMICMVQGTYAYHHYMQDRVDDNGWGCAYRSLQTVCSWFRHQGYTERAIPTHREIQQALVDAGDKPATFVGSRQWIGSIEVQLVLNQLIGVTSKILFVNQGSEMASQGRELANHFQNVGTPVMIGGGVLAHTILGVAWNETTGQIKFLILDPHYTGAEDLQVILEKGWCGWKGPDFWNKDAYYNLCLPQRPNAL, from the exons ATGGATATCCTCTTCAGAATAAGAGGTGGTTTCGATCTGGCTTTTCAGCTGGCGTCTCCTAAAG ATGCTCTTGTGTTCAGAATTTGCAACAGCTCTGTGTACCTCTGGCCGAACAGTGACGCAAACACGGGAGAACTGACTGACAGCTCTGCCTGTAAGAGTGTAGTGGACCTCATTCA ATTTGATCAAGAAGAGGATACAAAGCGAAAATtcatgaaaaagaaagacaaaaagttaACCGACATG CAACAAACAGTAAATATAGACCTCATGCTGGAAATATCGACCCCTCTGGGAGCCATAACCCCCATCATCGAAAGGGAAAACGAAGAACACCACTACATTAATATGAGCTTGCCAATCGATGCGGTTGTGTCCGTTGCTCCAGAGGAAACATGGGGAAA AGCGCGCAAACTTCTAGTGGATGCAATTCTCAATCAGCTAGTTGATGTGGAAAAATGCATCTTGAGATATATGAAAGGAACATCTATTGTGGTCCCTGAACCACTGCACTTTCTCTTGCCAGGGGGAAAGAATCTCGTAACAGTTTTATATCCATCCGGAATCCCAGATGATCAGCTACAAGCCTATAGAAAG GAGTTACATGATCTCTTCAATTTGCCTCATGacagaccttatctcaaaaggaTTAATGCTTATCACTTTCCGGATGAACTATATAAAGATGGCTATATTAGAAATCCGCATGCTTACCTGAGCCCACCTAACATAGAGGGTAGTATG ATTTGCATGGTCCAGGGCACTTACGCCTATCATCACTACATGCAAGATCGGGTGGACGACAACGGCTGGGGCTGTGCTTACAGGTCACTACAGACGGTCTGCTCATGGTTCAGAcatcagggttacacagaaaggGCCATTCCAACACACAGGGAAATCCAGCAG GCTCTAGTTGATGCCGGTGAcaaaccagcaacatttgttggaTCACGGCAATGGATCGGGTCTATTGAAGTGCAGCTGGTACTAAACCAACTGATCGGTGTAACTTCCAAAATACTGTTTGTCAA tcaaGGTTCAGAAATGGCTTCTCAAGGCCGGGAACTAGCCAACCATTTCCAGAATGTGGGCACTCCAGTAATGATTG GGGGAGGAGTATTGGCTCACACAATACTAGGAGTCGCATGGAATGAAACTACAGGGCAGATCAAATTCCTAATTCTAGACCCACACTATACAGGTGCTGAAGACCTGCAAGTTATATTGGAAAAG GGCTGGTGTGGATGGAAGGGTCCAGACTTTTGGAACAAGGATGCATACTACAACTTATGCCTTCCTCAACGACCAAATGCTCTTTAA
- the Ufsp2 gene encoding ufm1-specific protease 2 isoform X1, with amino-acid sequence MDILFRIRGGFDLAFQLASPKEMFIKNALRQVLNDLTTKLSSDALVFRICNSSVYLWPNSDANTGELTDSSACKSVVDLIQFDQEEDTKRKFMKKKDKKLTDMQQTVNIDLMLEISTPLGAITPIIERENEEHHYINMSLPIDAVVSVAPEETWGKARKLLVDAILNQLVDVEKCILRYMKGTSIVVPEPLHFLLPGGKNLVTVLYPSGIPDDQLQAYRKELHDLFNLPHDRPYLKRINAYHFPDELYKDGYIRNPHAYLSPPNIEGSMICMVQGTYAYHHYMQDRVDDNGWGCAYRSLQTVCSWFRHQGYTERAIPTHREIQQALVDAGDKPATFVGSRQWIGSIEVQLVLNQLIGVTSKILFVNQGSEMASQGRELANHFQNVGTPVMIGGGVLAHTILGVAWNETTGQIKFLILDPHYTGAEDLQVILEKGWCGWKGPDFWNKDAYYNLCLPQRPNAL; translated from the exons ATGGATATCCTCTTCAGAATAAGAGGTGGTTTCGATCTGGCTTTTCAGCTGGCGTCTCCTAAAG AAATGTTTATCAAGAACGCACTAAGACAGGTATTGAATGACCTGACTACCAAGCTCTCCTCAGATGCTCTTGTGTTCAGAATTTGCAACAGCTCTGTGTACCTCTGGCCGAACAGTGACGCAAACACGGGAGAACTGACTGACAGCTCTGCCTGTAAGAGTGTAGTGGACCTCATTCA ATTTGATCAAGAAGAGGATACAAAGCGAAAATtcatgaaaaagaaagacaaaaagttaACCGACATG CAACAAACAGTAAATATAGACCTCATGCTGGAAATATCGACCCCTCTGGGAGCCATAACCCCCATCATCGAAAGGGAAAACGAAGAACACCACTACATTAATATGAGCTTGCCAATCGATGCGGTTGTGTCCGTTGCTCCAGAGGAAACATGGGGAAA AGCGCGCAAACTTCTAGTGGATGCAATTCTCAATCAGCTAGTTGATGTGGAAAAATGCATCTTGAGATATATGAAAGGAACATCTATTGTGGTCCCTGAACCACTGCACTTTCTCTTGCCAGGGGGAAAGAATCTCGTAACAGTTTTATATCCATCCGGAATCCCAGATGATCAGCTACAAGCCTATAGAAAG GAGTTACATGATCTCTTCAATTTGCCTCATGacagaccttatctcaaaaggaTTAATGCTTATCACTTTCCGGATGAACTATATAAAGATGGCTATATTAGAAATCCGCATGCTTACCTGAGCCCACCTAACATAGAGGGTAGTATG ATTTGCATGGTCCAGGGCACTTACGCCTATCATCACTACATGCAAGATCGGGTGGACGACAACGGCTGGGGCTGTGCTTACAGGTCACTACAGACGGTCTGCTCATGGTTCAGAcatcagggttacacagaaaggGCCATTCCAACACACAGGGAAATCCAGCAG GCTCTAGTTGATGCCGGTGAcaaaccagcaacatttgttggaTCACGGCAATGGATCGGGTCTATTGAAGTGCAGCTGGTACTAAACCAACTGATCGGTGTAACTTCCAAAATACTGTTTGTCAA tcaaGGTTCAGAAATGGCTTCTCAAGGCCGGGAACTAGCCAACCATTTCCAGAATGTGGGCACTCCAGTAATGATTG GGGGAGGAGTATTGGCTCACACAATACTAGGAGTCGCATGGAATGAAACTACAGGGCAGATCAAATTCCTAATTCTAGACCCACACTATACAGGTGCTGAAGACCTGCAAGTTATATTGGAAAAG GGCTGGTGTGGATGGAAGGGTCCAGACTTTTGGAACAAGGATGCATACTACAACTTATGCCTTCCTCAACGACCAAATGCTCTTTAA
- the Ufsp2 gene encoding ufm1-specific protease 2 isoform X3: MKKKDKKLTDMQQTVNIDLMLEISTPLGAITPIIERENEEHHYINMSLPIDAVVSVAPEETWGKARKLLVDAILNQLVDVEKCILRYMKGTSIVVPEPLHFLLPGGKNLVTVLYPSGIPDDQLQAYRKELHDLFNLPHDRPYLKRINAYHFPDELYKDGYIRNPHAYLSPPNIEGSMICMVQGTYAYHHYMQDRVDDNGWGCAYRSLQTVCSWFRHQGYTERAIPTHREIQQALVDAGDKPATFVGSRQWIGSIEVQLVLNQLIGVTSKILFVNQGSEMASQGRELANHFQNVGTPVMIGGGVLAHTILGVAWNETTGQIKFLILDPHYTGAEDLQVILEKGWCGWKGPDFWNKDAYYNLCLPQRPNAL, from the exons atgaaaaagaaagacaaaaagttaACCGACATG CAACAAACAGTAAATATAGACCTCATGCTGGAAATATCGACCCCTCTGGGAGCCATAACCCCCATCATCGAAAGGGAAAACGAAGAACACCACTACATTAATATGAGCTTGCCAATCGATGCGGTTGTGTCCGTTGCTCCAGAGGAAACATGGGGAAA AGCGCGCAAACTTCTAGTGGATGCAATTCTCAATCAGCTAGTTGATGTGGAAAAATGCATCTTGAGATATATGAAAGGAACATCTATTGTGGTCCCTGAACCACTGCACTTTCTCTTGCCAGGGGGAAAGAATCTCGTAACAGTTTTATATCCATCCGGAATCCCAGATGATCAGCTACAAGCCTATAGAAAG GAGTTACATGATCTCTTCAATTTGCCTCATGacagaccttatctcaaaaggaTTAATGCTTATCACTTTCCGGATGAACTATATAAAGATGGCTATATTAGAAATCCGCATGCTTACCTGAGCCCACCTAACATAGAGGGTAGTATG ATTTGCATGGTCCAGGGCACTTACGCCTATCATCACTACATGCAAGATCGGGTGGACGACAACGGCTGGGGCTGTGCTTACAGGTCACTACAGACGGTCTGCTCATGGTTCAGAcatcagggttacacagaaaggGCCATTCCAACACACAGGGAAATCCAGCAG GCTCTAGTTGATGCCGGTGAcaaaccagcaacatttgttggaTCACGGCAATGGATCGGGTCTATTGAAGTGCAGCTGGTACTAAACCAACTGATCGGTGTAACTTCCAAAATACTGTTTGTCAA tcaaGGTTCAGAAATGGCTTCTCAAGGCCGGGAACTAGCCAACCATTTCCAGAATGTGGGCACTCCAGTAATGATTG GGGGAGGAGTATTGGCTCACACAATACTAGGAGTCGCATGGAATGAAACTACAGGGCAGATCAAATTCCTAATTCTAGACCCACACTATACAGGTGCTGAAGACCTGCAAGTTATATTGGAAAAG GGCTGGTGTGGATGGAAGGGTCCAGACTTTTGGAACAAGGATGCATACTACAACTTATGCCTTCCTCAACGACCAAATGCTCTTTAA